Proteins co-encoded in one Campylobacter ornithocola genomic window:
- a CDS encoding helix-turn-helix transcriptional regulator, which produces MDEQQKELFVKLTQFLGQVLGDQYEIVFHVISDEGSYIAAIANNHISGRTINSPLTSFASELVQEKEYLNKDFLCDYKAKVGKSKIVTGSTFFIKNKNKIVGILCINHDTTELRNAISKIIELEKINDFSDLLDVHNQNNVKLHNMSNIETLSHSIEDILAENIDLKYLNSGYSLSTEQKDEIIKKLHSKGIFNIKGSIPIVAKSLNISEPSVYRYLQKLKNNL; this is translated from the coding sequence ATGGATGAGCAACAAAAAGAATTATTTGTCAAGCTTACTCAGTTTTTAGGGCAAGTACTTGGAGATCAATACGAAATAGTTTTTCATGTGATTTCAGATGAAGGTTCATATATAGCAGCGATCGCAAACAACCATATTAGCGGAAGAACAATTAATTCTCCGTTAACCTCTTTTGCAAGTGAGCTTGTACAAGAAAAAGAATATTTAAATAAAGATTTTTTATGTGACTATAAAGCAAAAGTTGGAAAATCTAAGATTGTTACTGGATCAACTTTTTTCATTAAAAATAAAAATAAAATTGTAGGAATTTTATGTATAAATCACGACACCACAGAGCTTAGAAATGCTATTAGTAAAATCATAGAACTTGAAAAAATTAATGATTTTAGTGATTTATTAGACGTTCATAATCAAAACAATGTAAAATTACACAATATGAGTAATATAGAAACACTTAGTCATTCTATAGAAGACATTCTAGCTGAAAATATAGACTTAAAATATTTGAACTCAGGATATAGCTTAAGCACTGAACAAAAAGATGAGATTATTAAAAAGTTGCACTCGAAAGGAATTTTTAATATAAAAGGAAGTATACCAATAGTTGCTAAGTCACTCAATATATCAGAGCCTAGTGTTTATAGATATTTACAAAAACTCAAAAACAACCTCTAA
- a CDS encoding helix-turn-helix transcriptional regulator, with protein MDKETRTYYIKLVKFLADTLGRNYEIVLHDVSEDGANIAEIANNHISKRTINSPLTGFAIEMIQNKIYLERDYITHYKTSTKNLQVMSGSTFFIKKDEKLEGLLCINHDTSAFKKISDEILNLGNIYDNSYENPEQESKEYIKLNLEEIIEDISGMSIENFKNKSLKPKEKQKMIASLYEKGIFNVKGVIPKVAELLSISEPSVYRHLQKIK; from the coding sequence ATGGACAAGGAGACAAGAACTTATTATATTAAATTAGTAAAATTTCTTGCAGATACTTTAGGAAGAAATTATGAAATAGTCTTACATGATGTCAGTGAAGATGGAGCAAATATAGCAGAAATTGCTAATAATCATATTAGCAAAAGAACTATAAATTCACCTCTAACTGGTTTTGCCATAGAAATGATTCAAAACAAAATCTATTTAGAGCGTGATTACATAACACATTATAAAACTTCAACTAAAAACTTACAAGTAATGTCAGGCTCTACCTTTTTTATCAAAAAAGATGAAAAACTTGAAGGTTTACTTTGCATCAATCATGATACTTCGGCATTTAAAAAGATTTCTGATGAAATTTTAAATCTTGGAAATATTTATGATAATTCTTATGAAAATCCTGAACAAGAAAGTAAAGAATATATAAAACTTAATTTGGAAGAAATTATTGAAGATATTTCAGGTATGAGCATAGAAAATTTTAAAAATAAAAGTCTAAAACCAAAAGAAAAACAAAAAATGATAGCTAGTTTATATGAAAAAGGTATATTTAATGTAAAAGGTGTCATCCCTAAAGTTGCTGAACTTTTAAGTATTTCTGAGCCTAGTGTTTATAGACATTTACAAAAGATTAAATAA
- the argH gene encoding argininosuccinate lyase, with translation MSQKAEKLWGGRFDLPTNKLVEEYTASLPVEPRLAPFDIQGSIIHCTMLAKQGIIKEDEAKTIIKGLEQVREEIQNGTFVFDIADEDIHMAVEKRMTQIVGPVGGKLHTARSRNDQTTLDSKMHMRAVIKEILTQITTLQEEIIHQAQKNIKAIMPGYTHLQTGQPILFSHWIMAYFWMLSRDYSRFEDLYKRMNECPLGAAALGGTTFNIDRHFCAKELGFTKPTENSIDSVSDRDHMVEFTSVAAMCFMHLSRFCEELILFSSQDFKFIELSDDFCTGSSIMPQKKNPDVAEKMRGKTGRMYGNVMAMLTIMKGIPLAYNTDMSEDKAQVYDSMDTLMASLKIITPMIEKMQVNANNTRAAAAKGFSNATDMADYLVRKNIPFREAHSIVGAAVNYCIKHGKMLEELSMEEFHQFNENIQEDIYEAIALKTCVDARLSYGGTGTKVVLEQIKHAKEFLDKYKAQN, from the coding sequence ATGTCACAAAAAGCAGAGAAATTATGGGGTGGACGTTTTGATTTACCTACAAATAAATTAGTTGAAGAATATACAGCATCATTGCCAGTTGAGCCAAGACTTGCTCCTTTTGATATACAAGGAAGTATAATTCATTGCACTATGCTTGCAAAACAAGGCATTATAAAAGAGGATGAGGCAAAAACTATCATCAAGGGTTTAGAACAAGTCAGAGAAGAAATTCAAAATGGAACTTTTGTTTTTGATATAGCTGATGAGGATATTCATATGGCTGTAGAAAAAAGAATGACACAAATTGTAGGCCCAGTAGGCGGAAAGCTTCACACCGCAAGAAGTAGAAATGACCAAACTACGCTTGATTCAAAAATGCATATGAGAGCAGTTATTAAAGAAATATTAACTCAAATTACTACTTTGCAAGAAGAAATTATCCATCAAGCTCAAAAAAATATTAAAGCTATTATGCCAGGTTATACACATTTACAAACTGGTCAACCCATACTTTTTTCTCATTGGATTATGGCGTATTTTTGGATGTTAAGCAGAGATTATTCTCGTTTTGAAGATTTATATAAAAGAATGAATGAGTGTCCTTTAGGAGCAGCTGCACTTGGTGGAACTACATTTAATATAGACAGACATTTTTGTGCCAAAGAACTAGGCTTTACTAAACCAACAGAAAATAGCATTGATAGTGTTAGTGATAGAGATCATATGGTTGAATTTACTTCCGTTGCTGCTATGTGCTTTATGCATCTTAGCCGTTTTTGTGAAGAGCTTATACTTTTTTCAAGTCAAGATTTTAAATTTATAGAATTAAGCGATGATTTTTGTACCGGCTCAAGCATAATGCCTCAAAAGAAAAATCCTGATGTAGCTGAAAAAATGCGTGGTAAGACAGGTAGAATGTATGGGAATGTTATGGCAATGCTAACTATTATGAAGGGTATTCCACTTGCTTATAATACTGATATGAGTGAAGATAAGGCTCAAGTTTATGATTCTATGGATACTTTAATGGCAAGTTTAAAAATCATAACTCCTATGATAGAAAAAATGCAAGTAAATGCTAATAATACAAGAGCAGCAGCTGCAAAAGGATTTTCAAATGCTACAGATATGGCTGATTATTTAGTGAGAAAAAATATACCATTTAGAGAAGCTCATAGTATAGTAGGTGCAGCTGTGAATTATTGTATTAAACATGGAAAAATGCTTGAAGAGCTTAGTATGGAAGAATTTCACCAATTTAATGAAAATATTCAAGAAGATATTTATGAAGCAATTGCTTTAAAAACTTGTGTAGATGCAAGACTTTCTTATGGTGGCACAGGAACTAAAGTAGTGTTAGAACAAATTAAACATGCAAAAGAGTTTTTGGACAAATATAAGGCACAAAATTAA
- the acpS gene encoding holo-ACP synthase, which produces MIGCDIVVCSRIEKIYKRHKALFLDKFLSKQEQSYIKNTNTLAGFWAIKEAASKALGVGISKECSFFDIIISKDDKNAPHINFSQKVIQEFKIKSVSVSIAHDGGFAIAVVAIETKQG; this is translated from the coding sequence ATGATAGGCTGTGACATAGTCGTATGCTCTCGCATAGAAAAAATTTACAAAAGACACAAAGCACTTTTCTTGGATAAATTTTTATCCAAGCAAGAGCAAAGCTACATAAAAAACACCAACACCCTAGCAGGATTTTGGGCTATTAAAGAAGCTGCTTCTAAAGCTTTAGGAGTTGGAATTTCTAAAGAATGTTCTTTTTTTGACATCATCATCTCTAAAGATGATAAAAATGCTCCACACATTAATTTTTCTCAAAAAGTTATACAAGAATTTAAAATTAAATCAGTAAGTGTAAGTATAGCGCATGATGGGGGTTTTGCTATAGCAGTAGTGGCTATAGAAACAAAGCAAGGTTAA
- a CDS encoding ankyrin repeat domain-containing protein: MFNNEEEKRIQELCTMAFDFARKNDLQNLKIMIEAGLSVNLKNHKGDSLLMLASYHNAYECAKFLLENNARVDEKNDRGQTPLAGVCFKGYLPMCKLLVEYGANIDENNGLGMTPFTFALMFGHRDIVEFLTKHSKKSFLKKIAFGILKIFKRNKS, translated from the coding sequence ATGTTTAACAATGAAGAAGAAAAAAGAATTCAAGAGCTTTGCACTATGGCTTTTGACTTTGCAAGAAAAAATGATTTACAAAATTTGAAGATTATGATAGAAGCAGGTTTGAGTGTGAATTTAAAAAATCATAAAGGCGATAGTCTTTTAATGCTTGCAAGTTATCATAATGCTTATGAATGTGCTAAGTTTTTACTAGAAAATAATGCTAGGGTAGATGAGAAAAACGATAGAGGACAAACTCCATTAGCAGGGGTGTGTTTTAAAGGGTATTTACCTATGTGTAAGCTTTTAGTAGAATATGGAGCAAATATTGATGAAAATAATGGTCTTGGTATGACACCTTTTACTTTTGCACTAATGTTTGGACATAGAGATATAGTAGAGTTTTTAACAAAGCATTCTAAAAAAAGTTTTCTTAAAAAAATAGCTTTTGGTATATTAAAAATTTTTAAAAGAAATAAAAGTTAA
- the mraY gene encoding phospho-N-acetylmuramoyl-pentapeptide-transferase translates to MLYLTEYTNHMFFSYISVRAGFAFFIALFLSLYLMPKFIKWAQNKKANQPIYEYAPQSHKAKSHTPTMGGLVFIFATIVASVLSADLNNSFIIVGLLCLVLFCTIGLVDDLGKILKKDNHAGLSPKMKLLGQFSAAFICITLLYFFNINTEFYLPFYKYAVFDGGIFMLFLWVLVIISSSNAVNLTDGLDGLATVPSIFSLLSLGAFLYLSGNAIYSSYLFLPKIQGLGELVVLSSALVGALMGFLWYNCYPAQVFMGDSGSLSIGAFLGYLGIVSKNEILLLLIGFVFVLETISVILQVGSFKIFNKRVFKMAPIHHHFEKIGWVENKIIVRFWMIALLANIIALISIKLR, encoded by the coding sequence TTGCTTTATCTTACAGAATATACAAATCACATGTTTTTTTCTTATATTAGCGTGCGTGCTGGTTTTGCATTTTTTATCGCTTTGTTTTTGAGTTTATATTTAATGCCAAAATTTATCAAATGGGCTCAAAACAAAAAAGCAAACCAACCTATTTATGAGTATGCTCCACAATCTCACAAGGCCAAATCTCACACCCCTACCATGGGCGGGCTTGTTTTTATCTTTGCTACTATTGTAGCTAGTGTTTTAAGTGCTGATTTAAACAATAGTTTTATTATAGTTGGATTGCTATGTTTAGTGTTATTTTGCACCATAGGCTTAGTTGATGATTTGGGTAAAATTTTAAAAAAAGACAATCATGCAGGTCTTAGTCCTAAAATGAAACTTTTAGGACAATTTAGTGCTGCTTTTATATGTATTACATTGCTATATTTTTTTAACATAAATACTGAATTTTATTTGCCTTTTTATAAATATGCTGTTTTTGATGGTGGAATATTTATGTTATTTTTATGGGTTTTAGTTATTATTTCAAGTTCCAACGCTGTGAATTTAACCGATGGACTTGATGGTCTTGCAACTGTGCCTTCTATATTTTCTCTTTTAAGTCTTGGTGCTTTTTTATATTTGAGCGGAAATGCTATTTATAGTTCTTATTTATTTTTACCTAAAATTCAAGGCCTAGGAGAACTTGTAGTATTAAGCTCTGCTTTAGTTGGTGCACTAATGGGATTTTTATGGTATAACTGTTATCCCGCACAAGTATTTATGGGAGATAGTGGGAGTTTAAGCATAGGGGCATTTTTAGGCTATCTTGGTATAGTAAGTAAAAATGAAATTTTACTTTTGCTTATAGGTTTTGTATTTGTTTTAGAAACTATTTCAGTGATTTTACAAGTAGGAAGTTTTAAAATCTTTAACAAAAGAGTATTTAAAATGGCACCTATTCATCATCATTTTGAAAAAATAGGCTGGGTGGAAAATAAAATCATCGTGCGTTTTTGGATGATAGCCTTACTTGCAAATATCATTGCATTAATTAGTATAAAGTTAAGATAA
- the gpmI gene encoding 2,3-bisphosphoglycerate-independent phosphoglycerate mutase: protein MSQKCILVITDGIGYNTNSNYNAFFHAKKPTYDKLFKNTPNVLIKTSGLAVGLPEGQMGNSEVGHMCIGSGRIIYQNLVKINKAIENDTLKDNKALKDLLQKCKRVHIIGLYSDGGVHSMHTHFNALLKICKQENKEVFAHAISDGRDCPPNSGLEFIKFLQEFCEKEGVGFASLSGRFYAMDRDKRYDRVKSYYDALFAKAPRCDDFVQFIQKNYDENITDEFLTPVISQNFDGIKAEDGVIFINFRNDRMRQLVASLTQESFNEFPKEVLIKNAITMSLYDESFKLPVMFEKEELNNTLASVIANANLSQLHTAETEKYAHVTFFFNGGKEELECNETRVLIPSPKVKTYDEKPQMSAKEVADEVIKGIENGMDFIVVNFANGDMVGHTGDFEAAVSAVECVDECLGRVIAKAREHDYAFIITSDHGNCEAMRDENENMLTNHTTFDVFAFVEAKGVEKLKEGMGLSNIAPSVLKILNLPIPKEMDEALF from the coding sequence ATGAGTCAAAAATGTATTTTGGTAATCACAGATGGTATAGGTTATAATACAAATTCAAATTATAATGCTTTTTTTCATGCTAAAAAGCCAACTTATGACAAGCTTTTTAAAAATACTCCTAATGTTTTGATAAAAACAAGTGGCTTGGCAGTTGGCCTACCTGAAGGTCAAATGGGTAATAGCGAAGTAGGACATATGTGTATAGGTAGTGGACGCATAATTTATCAAAATTTAGTTAAGATAAATAAAGCCATAGAAAATGACACTTTAAAAGATAATAAGGCTTTAAAAGATTTATTACAAAAATGCAAAAGAGTGCATATTATAGGGCTTTATAGTGATGGCGGGGTGCATTCTATGCATACGCATTTTAATGCGCTTTTAAAAATTTGTAAGCAAGAAAATAAAGAAGTCTTTGCGCATGCAATTAGTGATGGTAGGGATTGTCCTCCAAATTCAGGTTTAGAATTTATAAAATTTTTACAAGAATTTTGCGAAAAAGAAGGGGTTGGTTTTGCTTCTTTATCGGGAAGATTTTATGCTATGGATAGAGATAAGCGTTATGACAGGGTTAAGTCTTATTATGATGCTTTATTTGCTAAGGCACCAAGGTGTGATGATTTTGTGCAATTTATACAAAAAAACTATGATGAAAATATTACAGATGAGTTTTTAACTCCAGTTATTAGTCAAAACTTTGATGGGATTAAGGCTGAAGATGGTGTGATTTTTATCAATTTTAGAAACGATAGAATGCGTCAATTAGTCGCTTCTTTAACCCAAGAAAGTTTTAATGAATTTCCAAAAGAAGTGCTTATAAAAAACGCCATTACTATGAGTTTGTATGATGAGAGTTTTAAACTGCCTGTGATGTTTGAAAAAGAAGAATTAAATAATACCTTAGCTTCTGTGATAGCTAATGCAAATTTAAGCCAACTTCACACAGCTGAAACAGAAAAATACGCTCATGTAACCTTTTTCTTTAATGGGGGGAAAGAAGAATTAGAGTGTAATGAAACAAGAGTTTTAATCCCAAGTCCTAAGGTAAAAACATACGATGAAAAGCCGCAAATGAGTGCTAAAGAAGTCGCAGATGAAGTGATTAAGGGTATAGAAAATGGTATGGATTTTATCGTAGTAAATTTTGCAAATGGTGATATGGTAGGACATACGGGTGATTTTGAAGCTGCAGTTAGTGCGGTTGAATGTGTGGATGAGTGCTTGGGTAGGGTTATTGCTAAAGCAAGAGAGCATGATTATGCTTTTATTATTACTTCAGATCATGGAAATTGTGAAGCAATGAGGGATGAAAATGAAAATATGCTCACTAATCACACAACCTTTGATGTTTTTGCTTTTGTAGAAGCTAAAGGAGTAGAAAAGCTTAAAGAAGGTATGGGACTTAGTAATATAGCACCGAGCGTGCTTAAAATTTTAAACTTACCTATTCCAAAAGAAATGGATGAGGCTTTATTTTAA
- a CDS encoding anaerobic C4-dicarboxylate transporter family protein: MDIIFILELFIIFSMIAIGGRYGGIGLGVAGGLGMCILVLVFGMQPASLPVSVVFIILAVITCVSVLQSAGGLDLLVKIAEKILKKKPQAIVFMGPLISSTFTIFCGTTYVAFSIYPVIAEVAAQAKIRPERALSVSVIAAGIGVIASPMSAATAAMVAVLAFSGITIVQILMVSLPAFFIGVFLACLSVFKRGKELEQDEEFQRRVKAGEYHFLSEDLQNKDSEHDPMAKRSLYIFALGILTIIFFGTFTNLLPHYELANGKIERLSTPNLIQMIMLATACLIMLFTKIPANKLGEASVFRSGLIGVVGVFGIAWMTGTFFEAYKPLFSDSLSHVVEDYPYLFGVALFAFSMVIFSPSATVAALMPLGVSLGIPPQILIVLYPCVSGDFIVPGANQIACVAFDRTGTTKIGKFVINHSYLRPGFVLIISATITGYFISKLVF, from the coding sequence ATGGATATTATTTTTATATTAGAACTTTTTATTATTTTTTCTATGATAGCCATTGGTGGTAGATATGGTGGTATAGGACTTGGTGTTGCGGGTGGGCTTGGTATGTGTATTTTAGTTTTAGTTTTTGGTATGCAGCCAGCTTCGCTTCCTGTGAGTGTTGTATTTATTATACTTGCTGTAATTACTTGCGTAAGTGTTTTGCAGAGCGCAGGCGGACTTGATTTACTAGTAAAAATAGCAGAAAAAATTTTAAAGAAAAAACCACAAGCTATTGTTTTTATGGGACCTTTGATTAGTTCCACTTTTACGATTTTTTGTGGTACTACTTATGTAGCTTTTTCTATTTATCCAGTGATTGCTGAAGTGGCCGCTCAAGCTAAAATTCGACCCGAAAGAGCACTTTCTGTTTCGGTGATTGCAGCAGGTATTGGTGTCATAGCTTCACCTATGAGTGCAGCCACTGCTGCTATGGTAGCTGTTTTAGCTTTTAGCGGTATAACAATAGTACAAATTCTAATGGTAAGTTTACCTGCTTTTTTTATAGGCGTATTTCTTGCATGTTTAAGCGTTTTTAAAAGAGGAAAAGAGCTTGAACAAGATGAGGAATTTCAAAGAAGAGTAAAAGCGGGGGAATATCATTTTTTAAGTGAAGACTTGCAAAACAAAGACAGTGAACATGATCCTATGGCAAAAAGATCTTTATATATTTTTGCTTTGGGGATTTTAACCATTATTTTCTTTGGAACTTTTACAAATTTATTACCTCATTATGAGCTTGCAAACGGTAAAATAGAAAGACTTTCTACTCCAAATTTAATCCAAATGATTATGCTTGCAACGGCTTGTCTAATTATGCTTTTTACCAAAATTCCTGCTAATAAGCTTGGTGAAGCTTCTGTATTTAGATCAGGGCTTATAGGAGTTGTAGGGGTTTTTGGTATAGCTTGGATGACAGGGACGTTTTTTGAAGCTTATAAACCTTTATTTAGTGATTCTTTATCGCATGTTGTAGAGGATTATCCGTATTTATTTGGGGTGGCTTTATTTGCCTTTTCTATGGTAATTTTTTCTCCTTCAGCAACAGTAGCTGCTTTAATGCCTTTGGGTGTGAGTTTGGGAATCCCTCCTCAAATTCTTATCGTGCTTTATCCTTGTGTGAGTGGAGATTTTATAGTGCCAGGAGCTAATCAAATAGCATGTGTGGCTTTTGATAGAACAGGAACAACAAAAATAGGTAAATTTGTGATCAATCACTCTTATTTAAGACCAGGTTTTGTTTTAATTATTAGTGCAACTATAACGGGTTATTTTATCTCTAAGCTTGTGTTTTAG
- a CDS encoding Rid family detoxifying hydrolase, which translates to MANYPKAIGPYSAYREANGLLFISGQLPINPESGNIESDDVKEQTRQSLLNIKAILEENNLYFNNVVKTTCFLANIDDFVAFNEVYSEFFAAPYPARSAFAVKDLPKGAKVEIEVIAHKG; encoded by the coding sequence ATGGCAAATTATCCAAAGGCTATAGGACCATATTCAGCTTATAGAGAGGCAAATGGTTTGTTGTTTATTTCAGGACAACTTCCTATTAATCCAGAAAGTGGAAATATAGAAAGTGATGATGTAAAAGAACAAACAAGACAATCATTGCTAAATATTAAGGCTATATTAGAAGAAAATAATCTTTATTTTAATAATGTAGTTAAAACAACTTGTTTTTTAGCAAATATTGATGATTTTGTGGCATTTAATGAGGTTTATTCTGAATTTTTCGCAGCTCCATACCCTGCAAGAAGTGCTTTTGCGGTTAAAGATCTTCCTAAGGGTGCAAAAGTGGAGATAGAGGTTATTGCTCATAAAGGATAG
- the fabG gene encoding 3-oxoacyl-ACP reductase FabG: MKFSGKNVLITGASKGIGAAIAKELASHGLKVWINYRSKPELADALKEEIEKSGGTAAVIKFDASVEEEFTSAIATIVESDGELSYLVNNAGITNDKLALRMSMDDFSSVINANLNSSFLGCREALKTMSKKRFGAVVNIASIVGEMGNAGQTNYSASKGGMIALTKSFAKEGATRNIRYNCITPGFIKSDMTEVLSDEIKQNYINNIPLKRFADASEVAQAVAFLLSDHSSYITGEILKVNGGLYM, translated from the coding sequence ATGAAATTTAGTGGAAAAAATGTTTTAATAACAGGTGCAAGTAAAGGTATAGGTGCAGCAATAGCTAAAGAATTAGCAAGTCATGGTTTAAAAGTTTGGATTAATTATAGAAGTAAACCTGAACTTGCTGATGCGTTAAAAGAAGAGATAGAAAAAAGTGGTGGCACTGCAGCTGTGATTAAATTTGATGCAAGCGTTGAAGAAGAATTTACAAGCGCTATTGCAACTATAGTAGAAAGTGATGGTGAACTTAGTTATTTGGTTAATAATGCAGGTATTACAAATGATAAATTAGCACTTAGAATGAGTATGGATGATTTTTCTTCAGTGATTAATGCTAATTTAAATTCAAGTTTCTTAGGTTGCAGGGAAGCGTTGAAAACAATGAGCAAAAAGCGTTTTGGTGCAGTTGTAAATATCGCTTCCATAGTTGGAGAAATGGGTAATGCAGGTCAAACTAATTATAGTGCTAGCAAAGGTGGTATGATAGCATTAACCAAATCTTTTGCTAAAGAAGGTGCAACAAGAAATATAAGATATAATTGTATTACTCCAGGTTTTATAAAAAGTGATATGACTGAAGTTTTAAGTGATGAAATTAAACAAAATTATATTAACAATATACCTTTAAAACGCTTTGCTGATGCAAGTGAGGTAGCTCAAGCTGTGGCGTTTTTATTAAGCGATCATTCTTCCTATATCACAGGAGAAATTTTAAAAGTTAATGGTGGGCTTTATATGTAA
- the fliL gene encoding flagellar basal body-associated protein FliL, with amino-acid sequence MAEDMMDEQTESKKKGGNTLVIIIVVFLFVFLLVIVGAIAYLMFSGNSEENPTPQTEENTQVAQTPKKTNAVAARGSDYANIGVMYPLAPFTLNLLSDGGSRYVKCTIQLEQNVETLTPELDKKVAIIRDIIIRTLTSKTFEEVSTTKGKERLKDELTGKINEVLTDGFIKNIYFTDFVVS; translated from the coding sequence ATGGCTGAAGATATGATGGATGAACAGACCGAATCAAAGAAAAAAGGTGGCAATACTTTAGTAATTATTATCGTTGTATTTTTATTTGTATTTTTACTTGTGATTGTAGGAGCAATTGCCTATTTAATGTTCAGTGGAAACTCAGAAGAAAACCCAACACCACAAACTGAAGAAAATACACAAGTTGCACAAACCCCTAAAAAAACAAATGCAGTAGCAGCTAGAGGAAGTGATTATGCAAATATCGGCGTTATGTATCCTTTAGCACCTTTTACATTGAATTTATTAAGTGATGGTGGATCAAGATATGTAAAATGTACTATACAACTTGAACAAAATGTTGAAACTCTAACCCCTGAGCTTGATAAAAAAGTTGCTATTATTAGAGATATAATCATTAGGACTTTAACTTCAAAAACCTTTGAAGAGGTAAGCACTACAAAAGGCAAAGAAAGATTAAAAGATGAATTAACCGGTAAAATCAATGAGGTTTTAACCGATGGTTTTATTAAAAATATTTATTTTACTGACTTTGTAGTATCTTAA
- a CDS encoding catalase yields the protein MKKLTNDFGNIVADNQNSLSIGAKGPLLMQDYILLEKLAHQNRERIPERAVHAKGSGAYGELRITKDISKYTKAKVLQLGENTPLFIRFSTVAGEAGAADAERDVRGFAIKFYTKEGNWDLVGNNTPTFFIRDAYKFPDFIHTQKRDPRNHLRNNNAAWDFWTLCPESLHQVTILMSDRGIPASYRHMHGFGSHTYSLINDKNERFWVKFHFKTRQGIKNLTNEEAANLIANDRESHQRDLYEAIEKGDFPKWTFQIQVLKEDEVEKLGFNPFDLTKVWPHSIVPLIEVGELVLNKNVQNYFNEVEQAAFSPSNIVPGIGFSPDKMLQARIFSYPDAQRYRIGTNYHLLPVNRAKSEVNTYNVAGAMNFDTYKNGPAYYEPNSYDDSPKEDKSYLEPDLSLEGSVQRYAPLDDDFYTQPRALFNIMNQDQKEQLFKNIAASMSGVDEKIIARALSHFEKISSEYANGIKKALKM from the coding sequence GTGAAAAAATTAACTAATGATTTTGGAAATATCGTAGCTGATAATCAAAATTCGCTAAGTATAGGTGCTAAAGGACCGCTTTTGATGCAAGATTATATTTTACTTGAAAAACTTGCTCATCAAAATAGAGAAAGAATTCCAGAAAGAGCAGTGCATGCAAAAGGAAGTGGCGCTTATGGAGAACTTAGGATAACCAAAGATATATCTAAGTATACCAAAGCAAAAGTTTTACAACTTGGAGAAAATACACCTTTATTTATAAGATTTTCAACTGTTGCAGGTGAAGCAGGTGCAGCTGATGCAGAAAGAGATGTTAGAGGTTTTGCAATTAAATTTTATACTAAAGAAGGAAATTGGGATTTAGTAGGTAATAATACTCCGACATTTTTTATAAGAGATGCATATAAATTTCCTGATTTTATCCATACTCAAAAAAGAGATCCAAGAAATCATTTAAGAAATAATAATGCTGCATGGGATTTTTGGACTTTATGCCCTGAAAGCCTACATCAAGTGACCATTTTAATGAGCGATAGAGGAATTCCTGCAAGTTATCGTCATATGCATGGCTTTGGAAGCCATACCTATAGTTTGATTAATGATAAAAATGAAAGATTTTGGGTAAAATTTCATTTTAAAACAAGACAAGGCATTAAAAATTTAACTAATGAAGAAGCAGCAAATTTAATAGCAAATGATAGAGAAAGTCATCAAAGAGATTTATATGAAGCTATTGAAAAAGGAGATTTTCCAAAATGGACTTTCCAAATTCAAGTTTTAAAAGAAGATGAAGTAGAAAAGCTAGGTTTTAATCCTTTTGATTTAACTAAAGTTTGGCCACATAGTATTGTACCTTTAATTGAAGTAGGTGAATTAGTGCTTAATAAAAATGTACAAAATTACTTTAATGAAGTGGAACAAGCTGCATTTAGCCCAAGCAATATTGTTCCTGGTATTGGTTTTAGTCCTGATAAAATGCTTCAAGCTAGAATTTTTTCTTATCCTGATGCACAAAGATATCGTATAGGAACAAATTATCATTTATTGCCAGTTAATCGTGCAAAAAGTGAAGTAAATACTTATAATGTAGCAGGAGCTATGAATTTTGATACCTATAAAAATGGTCCAGCTTATTATGAGCCAAATAGTTATGATGATAGTCCAAAAGAAGATAAAAGCTATCTTGAGCCTGACTTATCACTTGAAGGTAGTGTGCAAAGATATGCTCCACTTGATGATGATTTTTACACCCAACCAAGAGCTTTATTTAATATAATGAATCAAGATCAAAAAGAGCAGTTATTTAAAAATATCGCTGCTTCTATGAGTGGGGTTGATGAAAAAATTATTGCTAGAGCATTAAGTCATTTTGAAAAAATTTCAAGTGAATATGCAAATGGTATTAAAAAAGCTTTAAAAATGTAA